A genomic region of Campylobacter sp. MG1 contains the following coding sequences:
- a CDS encoding hydrogenase maturation protease, giving the protein MKISILCVGNRLRGDDYLGILFGKYIQKKFPNINVFFGYDTPEDCFFEIQNILSDILIIVDAAIDLEHKNGAEFVSDLATITPTSTHAIPLNIMAKYLEQSCKKILYLAIFVDEKNILGIQRKISKNGKKSLESAIVKFKNLLSFV; this is encoded by the coding sequence GTGAAAATATCTATATTGTGTGTTGGAAATAGATTAAGAGGTGATGATTATTTGGGGATTTTGTTTGGTAAATATATACAAAAAAAATTCCCAAATATTAATGTATTTTTTGGATACGATACTCCTGAAGATTGTTTTTTTGAAATTCAAAATATATTAAGTGATATTCTTATAATAGTTGATGCAGCTATTGATTTAGAACATAAAAATGGAGCCGAATTTGTAAGCGATTTAGCTACTATTACACCTACATCTACTCATGCAATACCTCTTAATATAATGGCAAAATACTTAGAACAAAGTTGTAAAAAAATATTATATTTAGCTATTTTTGTAGATGAGAAAAATATTTTAGGAATACAAAGAAAGATAAGTAAAAACGGTAAAAAATCGTTAGAAAGTGCTATTGTTAAATTTAAAAATTTACTTAGTTTTGTTTAA
- a CDS encoding formate hydrogenlyase maturation HycH family protein, producing MIEVWKLTQRHIDAEKGEELPQVLEQVKIFSTYVGHGIGTIDFTEKVAEFSNEEYKEILDNSGEYTRLKIGNLSRYFEIEIRIEHIKKLLSDMCECPLKEILKDLKGSYLVLRLK from the coding sequence ATGATAGAAGTTTGGAAATTAACTCAAAGACATATTGATGCAGAAAAAGGCGAAGAATTGCCACAAGTTTTAGAACAGGTGAAAATCTTTTCAACCTATGTAGGACATGGTATTGGCACTATTGATTTTACCGAAAAAGTTGCTGAATTTAGCAATGAAGAGTATAAAGAAATTTTGGATAACTCAGGGGAATACACAAGGCTAAAAATTGGAAATTTAAGCCGTTATTTTGAGATAGAAATAAGAATTGAACATATTAAAAAATTATTAAGTGATATGTGTGAATGTCCTTTAAAAGAAATTTTGAAAGATTTAAAAGGTTCTTATTTAGTTTTGAGGCTTAAGTAG
- a CDS encoding NADH-quinone oxidoreductase subunit B family protein — protein MIHDEIVKANTLEEKIKHLKNIKRSFSVYRIDAGSCNGCEIEIFAAITPMWDPERFGFKLVASPRHADIIVVSGPVTRQMYYPLLRAYEAAPDPKIIVATGACSSSGGIFHDCYSVHGGLEGIIPIDVYVPGCPPHPASIIYGLAMGIGILEQKISKVDSKVEGELELNLEKSIIDNVFFEKELLALSKNLMSYLFGRKLYDKYMNALKTCENPKNPDLAKEVILGEIKNENDPRYKECLGILHNDVYAKYVKVNDEQLIDVENIRWL, from the coding sequence ATGATACATGATGAGATTGTAAAGGCTAATACCTTAGAAGAAAAAATAAAACATTTAAAAAATATAAAAAGAAGTTTTAGTGTGTATAGAATTGATGCGGGAAGTTGCAATGGTTGCGAGATTGAAATTTTTGCAGCTATTACTCCTATGTGGGATCCTGAGCGTTTTGGTTTTAAATTAGTTGCTAGTCCTAGACATGCTGATATTATAGTGGTTTCAGGTCCTGTTACAAGGCAAATGTATTATCCTTTATTAAGAGCATATGAAGCAGCACCGGATCCTAAAATAATAGTAGCTACTGGTGCTTGTAGTTCTAGTGGTGGGATATTTCATGATTGTTATAGTGTTCATGGAGGGCTTGAAGGTATTATTCCTATTGATGTTTATGTTCCTGGCTGTCCTCCACACCCAGCTAGTATAATTTATGGACTTGCTATGGGGATAGGAATTTTAGAGCAAAAAATTTCAAAGGTTGATAGCAAGGTTGAAGGGGAACTAGAATTAAATTTAGAAAAAAGCATAATTGACAATGTGTTTTTTGAAAAAGAATTATTAGCTTTATCAAAAAATTTAATGAGTTATTTATTTGGTAGGAAACTTTATGATAAATATATGAATGCTTTAAAAACTTGTGAAAATCCTAAAAATCCAGATTTAGCAAAAGAAGTAATACTTGGCGAGATAAAAAATGAAAACGACCCAAGATATAAGGAATGTTTAGGAATTTTACATAATGATGTTTATGCTAAATATGTTAAAGTTAATGATGAACAATTAATAGATGTAGAAAATATTAGATGGTTATAA
- a CDS encoding formate hydrogenlyase complex iron-sulfur subunit: MMKLIDITDKYGLETCKYPLEPYLVPETYRGQPKYKFDLCIGCAACSVACPPNAISVKAVDTKVVWEFDCGRCIFCARCDEVCPTGAIRLSTEYELAAKFDKSALIQRGEMDMASCAECGKLYSTKRLISYTLRKLELSNLSEERIKNAKFYVNLCPECKSKKAILSLETEAKEIL; encoded by the coding sequence ATGATGAAATTAATTGATATAACTGATAAATATGGTTTAGAAACTTGTAAATATCCGTTAGAGCCATATTTAGTACCAGAAACATACAGGGGGCAACCAAAATATAAATTTGATTTATGTATAGGTTGTGCTGCATGTTCGGTTGCATGTCCTCCTAATGCAATAAGTGTAAAGGCTGTTGATACTAAGGTGGTGTGGGAATTTGATTGTGGTAGGTGTATTTTTTGTGCTAGATGTGATGAGGTATGCCCTACTGGTGCTATCAGGCTTAGTACTGAATATGAATTAGCAGCTAAATTTGATAAAAGTGCTCTTATACAAAGGGGTGAAATGGATATGGCTAGCTGTGCTGAGTGTGGTAAATTATATAGCACTAAAAGATTAATAAGTTATACATTAAGGAAACTAGAGTTATCAAATTTGAGTGAAGAAAGAATAAAAAACGCTAAATTTTATGTAAATCTTTGTCCTGAATGTAAAAGTAAAAAAGCTATTTTGTCATTAGAAACTGAAGCTAAGGAGATATTATGA
- a CDS encoding NADH-quinone oxidoreductase subunit C, whose amino-acid sequence MRGDKFIKLIEEKFNILETTREHEEQLTILVDRNDLPAVVKYIYYDIGAYLTSMIGNDERSINKNYALYYVLSVEGSKLPNDPIIPNEEKCFITVKTLIPPKEMTYPSVTPYVPACVWYEREVYDMFGLVAEGLPDKRRLMLSDDWPNDLFPLRKDAMDYRFRPEITNPENEPEFTFNEPDGDLINIPLGPMHIRNEEPGHFRLFCDGDTIVDADYRLFYIHRGMEKLAENRMNYDQMGFLAERICGICGYAHSIACIEAAERAGGIEIPQRAQALRIVCSEIERLHSLLLNIGLACEATGNYTAFMHIFKIREYTMQLAQLVTGGRKTYGNVIIGGLRRDMTGNEIKQSLETLANIEIQVNEIWDAIMDDKRQVKRWKGVGVLDQQIARDFSPVGPNMRGSGIMRDYRIDHPYDFYKKIEFTPSIGEGGDVFARIYVRYQDLKSSIHIIRQCFELMPSGNLSIKANVNIQAGKYAMGYVEAPRGDTTHWIMQGGSQKVYRWRARASTYANWPSLRYQLRGNSVADAALIVCSLDPCFSCTERVIITDIKNKESKILTEKDLKAICRKKD is encoded by the coding sequence ATGAGAGGCGATAAATTTATAAAATTAATAGAAGAAAAATTTAATATTTTAGAAACTACTAGAGAGCATGAAGAACAACTTACTATATTAGTTGATAGAAATGATTTACCAGCAGTTGTTAAATATATATATTATGATATAGGAGCATATCTTACTAGTATGATAGGTAATGATGAAAGAAGTATTAATAAAAATTATGCTTTATATTATGTTCTTTCAGTAGAGGGTTCTAAATTACCTAATGACCCGATAATACCTAATGAAGAGAAATGTTTTATTACCGTTAAAACATTAATTCCACCTAAAGAAATGACTTATCCTAGTGTTACTCCATATGTTCCTGCATGTGTGTGGTATGAAAGGGAAGTTTATGATATGTTTGGACTTGTTGCTGAAGGTTTACCTGATAAAAGAAGATTAATGTTAAGTGATGACTGGCCAAATGATTTATTTCCGCTTAGAAAAGATGCTATGGATTATCGTTTTAGACCAGAGATAACAAATCCAGAAAATGAACCTGAATTTACATTTAATGAACCAGATGGAGATTTAATTAATATCCCACTAGGACCTATGCATATTAGGAATGAAGAGCCAGGGCATTTTAGGTTATTTTGTGATGGTGATACTATAGTAGATGCTGATTATAGATTATTTTACATACACAGAGGTATGGAAAAATTAGCCGAAAATAGAATGAATTATGACCAGATGGGATTTTTAGCTGAGAGAATTTGTGGAATTTGTGGTTATGCACATTCAATCGCTTGTATAGAAGCAGCAGAACGTGCTGGTGGTATTGAAATTCCGCAAAGAGCACAGGCTTTAAGGATAGTTTGCTCAGAAATTGAAAGATTACACTCACTTTTATTAAATATAGGACTTGCTTGTGAAGCTACAGGAAATTATACAGCGTTTATGCACATATTTAAAATTCGTGAATATACAATGCAATTAGCTCAACTTGTAACAGGTGGTAGAAAAACTTATGGCAATGTAATTATTGGTGGATTAAGACGAGATATGACAGGTAATGAAATAAAGCAGTCTTTAGAAACTTTAGCAAATATTGAAATTCAAGTAAATGAAATTTGGGATGCTATAATGGATGATAAAAGGCAAGTAAAAAGATGGAAAGGAGTTGGGGTATTAGACCAACAAATTGCCCGTGATTTTTCACCAGTAGGTCCTAATATGAGAGGTTCTGGTATTATGCGTGATTATAGAATTGACCATCCATATGATTTTTATAAAAAAATTGAATTTACCCCATCTATTGGCGAAGGTGGAGATGTTTTTGCTAGAATATATGTAAGATATCAAGATTTAAAATCTTCTATACATATCATAAGACAATGCTTTGAATTAATGCCTAGTGGAAATTTAAGTATAAAAGCAAATGTAAATATACAAGCAGGAAAATATGCTATGGGCTATGTTGAAGCACCAAGAGGAGATACAACCCATTGGATTATGCAAGGCGGCTCACAAAAGGTTTATAGATGGAGAGCAAGAGCATCAACTTATGCAAATTGGCCTAGTTTAAGATATCAATTAAGGGGCAATTCGGTAGCTGATGCAGCTCTTATTGTATGTAGTTTAGACCCTTGTTTTTCATGTACTGAAAGAGTGATTATCACTGATATAAAAAATAAAGAAAGTAAAATTTTAACAGAAAAAGATTTGAAAGCAATTTGTAGGAAAAAGGATTAA
- a CDS encoding proton-conducting transporter membrane subunit: protein MQILHLLIIQVFCGILMFFMPNDLKKLNFMHIILNLINSIFILYFVYLVIKNGTMSEFNEILAIDSIGAIFLILIAITGFFTNLYSTSYLKWQLEKGTFTIKRIRHYYSLSYIFVFTMTLSCVVNNMALLWAAVEATTLASVFLVAINNDKKSTESGYKYIVLCSIGLAFALFATVLLYSSSYHSFSLSSDAMLFSKLLDNASNLNKDALKLVFIFALIGYGTKAGLVPTHTWLPDVHAQGPAPTSSLLSGILLKCAMLALIRFYAIVGNAVGFDFVQDVMIISGILTLFVSGYFLITQHDVKRMFAYHSIVHMGVIAVGLGIGSFLGVFAALFHCLAHSFTKALAFCVTGNIERIYGTKDMFKMGGMVYIAPVTTVLFGISICSLVGVPGFAIFFSEFNIFKAGIMSGQYLSIALFAIALLVIFIADFSHFFLSSFGKVVGEVKYNKEMTFIENLPLIALAILIILFGIYNFSSFTYLLDESARIITGGKI, encoded by the coding sequence ATGCAAATTTTACACTTATTAATAATCCAAGTATTTTGCGGTATTTTAATGTTTTTTATGCCTAATGATTTAAAGAAATTAAATTTTATGCATATAATTTTAAATTTAATTAATTCAATATTTATATTGTATTTTGTATATTTAGTAATTAAAAATGGAACTATGAGTGAATTTAATGAAATCTTAGCAATAGATTCAATAGGAGCTATATTTTTAATTTTAATAGCAATTACTGGATTTTTTACAAATCTTTATTCTACTAGTTATTTAAAATGGCAGTTAGAAAAAGGAACTTTTACTATAAAAAGAATAAGACATTATTATTCTCTTAGTTATATTTTTGTTTTTACAATGACATTAAGTTGCGTTGTTAATAATATGGCTTTACTTTGGGCTGCAGTTGAAGCAACTACATTAGCATCTGTATTCTTAGTAGCTATAAATAATGACAAAAAATCAACTGAAAGTGGCTATAAATATATAGTTCTTTGTTCTATAGGTTTGGCGTTTGCATTGTTTGCTACAGTGTTATTATATTCATCAAGTTATCATAGTTTTAGTTTAAGTAGTGATGCTATGTTGTTTTCAAAATTATTAGATAATGCTAGTAATTTAAACAAAGATGCACTAAAACTCGTATTTATTTTCGCATTAATAGGATATGGAACTAAGGCAGGTTTAGTACCTACTCATACTTGGTTGCCTGATGTACATGCACAAGGACCAGCACCTACATCATCTTTATTATCAGGTATATTGTTAAAATGTGCAATGCTTGCTTTAATTAGATTTTATGCTATAGTTGGTAATGCTGTTGGTTTTGATTTTGTTCAAGATGTAATGATTATAAGTGGAATTTTAACTTTATTTGTATCAGGATATTTTTTAATTACTCAGCATGATGTTAAAAGAATGTTTGCGTATCATTCTATAGTTCACATGGGGGTTATTGCGGTTGGTCTAGGAATAGGTTCGTTTTTAGGAGTATTTGCCGCATTATTTCACTGTTTAGCACATAGTTTTACTAAGGCGTTAGCTTTTTGCGTAACTGGTAATATTGAAAGAATTTATGGAACAAAAGATATGTTTAAAATGGGCGGTATGGTTTATATAGCACCTGTAACGACAGTGTTATTTGGAATTTCAATTTGTTCTTTAGTCGGTGTTCCTGGTTTTGCTATATTTTTTAGTGAATTTAATATTTTTAAAGCTGGTATTATGAGTGGTCAGTATTTATCAATAGCTCTTTTTGCTATAGCGTTATTAGTTATATTTATAGCCGATTTTTCACACTTTTTCTTATCAAGTTTTGGTAAGGTTGTTGGAGAAGTAAAATATAATAAAGAGATGACTTTTATTGAAAATTTACCATTGATAGCTTTAGCGATATTAATAATATTATTTGGTATTTATAATTTTTCTAGTTTTACATATTTACTAGATGAAAGTGCTAGAATTATTACAGGAGGAAAGATATGA
- the hyfE gene encoding hydrogenase 4 membrane subunit: protein MLEILTVCMMISALAAFGLRNYKKSVLAYQICATLLVATFFTIYMQTGIKELLTLSIVGIFTKVLFVPIAMFYLIKKLNLVSEDEPVAGFFVSPVIAVSFSLAVSMGLYNVFKEFALINIPLALVASGFIFMVGIFGFILRNSFIKQILSYCLFENGIHLTMALLAYDAHEIVELGILTDAIFAVVIMGVLAIRFYKSYGSVDTSKATNLRG from the coding sequence ATGTTAGAAATTTTAACTGTATGTATGATGATATCAGCATTAGCTGCTTTTGGATTAAGAAACTATAAAAAAAGTGTATTAGCATATCAAATTTGTGCAACATTATTGGTTGCCACATTTTTTACGATTTATATGCAAACTGGTATAAAAGAATTACTCACATTATCAATAGTTGGAATATTTACAAAGGTTTTATTTGTTCCTATTGCTATGTTTTATCTTATAAAAAAATTAAATTTAGTAAGTGAAGATGAGCCAGTAGCTGGATTTTTCGTTTCTCCTGTAATTGCGGTATCTTTTTCTTTAGCAGTTTCAATGGGGCTTTATAATGTTTTTAAAGAGTTTGCTTTAATTAATATACCATTAGCACTTGTTGCGTCAGGTTTTATTTTTATGGTAGGTATTTTTGGATTTATATTAAGAAATTCATTTATCAAACAAATTTTATCTTATTGCTTATTTGAAAATGGTATTCATTTAACTATGGCTTTATTAGCATATGATGCTCATGAAATAGTAGAGCTTGGAATTTTAACTGATGCTATTTTTGCCGTAGTTATTATGGGGGTTTTAGCAATTAGATTTTATAAAAGTTATGGTAGCGTAGATACTTCTAAGGCTACTAATTTAAGGGGTTAA
- a CDS encoding respiratory chain complex I subunit 1 family protein — protein MSDVVLILFQLLALLMIAPLIDGIARKIRAKYQARIGPPIWQTYRDLAKLFNRSRTMPTHANPLYKFVPHILLTISLAIFLTLPITYGLNSFMYGYSDIFIFLYLDAFFRLVFALGGYDSGSPFAGVGSSREMLLGIYVEPIVILSLCVIMFACGTSSFLEIKSNVLNGDYGYMVSSFAVASIAFLWAMYIESGRKPYDFAEAHEELQEGLLSEYSGRDLALVQLSLIIKQFCVIGFFLVLFEPWNFSNPVLAMIVFILEASALYILGIFIDNFSPRFKITSMVKQSVAFASSIAIFSAILFVVGV, from the coding sequence ATGAGTGATGTAGTTTTAATATTATTTCAGCTTTTAGCACTTTTGATGATAGCACCATTAATTGATGGTATAGCAAGAAAAATTCGTGCAAAATATCAAGCAAGAATTGGACCACCAATATGGCAAACTTACAGGGATTTAGCAAAGCTTTTTAATAGATCAAGGACTATGCCAACACATGCTAATCCTTTATATAAATTTGTTCCACATATATTGCTAACAATATCTTTAGCAATATTTTTAACATTGCCTATAACTTACGGTCTAAATTCGTTTATGTATGGCTATTCTGATATATTTATATTTTTATATTTAGATGCATTTTTTAGATTAGTTTTTGCCTTAGGCGGATATGATAGTGGTAGTCCATTTGCTGGAGTTGGTTCAAGTAGGGAAATGCTTTTAGGAATTTATGTTGAACCGATTGTTATACTTTCTTTGTGTGTAATTATGTTTGCATGCGGAACTAGTTCATTTTTAGAAATTAAATCTAATGTTTTAAATGGTGATTATGGATATATGGTTTCTAGTTTTGCTGTGGCTTCTATAGCATTTTTATGGGCTATGTATATAGAATCGGGTAGAAAACCTTATGATTTTGCTGAAGCTCATGAAGAATTACAAGAAGGATTATTAAGTGAATATTCAGGTAGAGATTTAGCATTAGTTCAGCTTAGCTTAATAATAAAACAATTCTGTGTTATAGGATTTTTCTTAGTATTATTTGAACCTTGGAATTTTTCTAATCCTGTTTTAGCAATGATAGTTTTTATTTTAGAGGCTAGTGCTTTATATATTTTAGGAATTTTTATAGATAACTTTAGCCCTAGATTTAAGATTACTTCAATGGTAAAACAAAGTGTTGCTTTTGCATCATCAATAGCAATTTTTTCAGCGATTTTATTTGTAGTAGGAGTTTAA
- a CDS encoding proton-conducting transporter membrane subunit has protein sequence MGCILCLYLLLGIFCLLSYKFQNIAKFIGFGGAFLLGLVSCLFFVLGLYNQHIFVLPTNLLFETNFEANNLENFFLTIVSLITSFGSIYSLDYLKNKNVNLAVFASLYNFFILSMFLVILSNNVFSFILLWEVMTILSALFLYFNDNSKDILKAVLVYIGVAQFGAFLMVIALLIMSSSAESIYFSDFKNINLTQSLNYICFLLLVLGFGSKAGIFPLHAWLPFAYNIAPYNSVALMSAVMGKVAIFGIIKFTLYLNISASMAYTIIILGMISAVLGILYGVIENNYKKAIGYSSIENIGIILIAIGVGLYGLAIQNTTISIMGFLAALFHSLNHSVFKSLLFFAAGAVNSTVGTSDINKLGGLHKKMPLISYAFLIGAMAISVIPPLSGFMSEWVLFKGIIISASKGDVIARLMMVLALLSIGVAGSLAIMTFVKLYGGIFLGEQRNEEIHSKAKEGGIFTIIPLYVLAILSICFGIFSGFVINKIIILCSSIINVEYSEEYLVSMPIVTIILIAILLLVFIALMFAKINKNPVRYTKPWATGFKYSPKMQISSTPFTGDLRRILSFFYRHETKFSDDGYFTKSKYEIIVKEIFWDKIYVPLINLNLKIANKLSPIQNGYTNIYALYIVVYLCLMFVVSYYLL, from the coding sequence ATGGGTTGTATATTGTGTCTTTATTTGTTACTTGGGATATTTTGTTTATTGTCTTATAAATTTCAAAATATTGCGAAATTTATTGGTTTTGGTGGTGCTTTTTTATTAGGTTTGGTATCTTGTTTATTTTTTGTATTAGGTTTATACAATCAACATATTTTTGTTTTACCTACAAATTTATTATTTGAAACTAATTTTGAAGCTAATAATTTAGAAAATTTTTTCTTAACAATAGTTTCTTTAATAACCAGTTTCGGTTCTATTTATTCATTGGATTATTTAAAAAATAAAAATGTAAATTTAGCAGTGTTTGCTAGTTTATATAATTTTTTTATTTTATCTATGTTTTTGGTCATTCTTTCTAATAATGTGTTTTCTTTTATACTTTTATGGGAGGTTATGACTATTTTATCAGCACTATTTTTATATTTTAATGATAATAGTAAAGATATTTTAAAGGCTGTTTTAGTTTATATAGGCGTAGCTCAGTTTGGAGCATTTTTAATGGTAATAGCATTATTAATTATGTCAAGTAGTGCAGAGTCAATATATTTTAGTGATTTTAAAAATATAAATCTTACTCAAAGTTTAAATTATATATGCTTTTTATTATTAGTATTAGGTTTTGGTAGTAAAGCTGGGATTTTTCCTCTTCATGCGTGGCTTCCATTTGCATACAATATAGCTCCATATAATAGCGTTGCTTTAATGAGTGCTGTTATGGGTAAAGTTGCCATATTTGGTATTATTAAATTTACTTTATATCTTAATATTAGTGCAAGTATGGCATACACGATAATTATTTTAGGAATGATTAGTGCTGTTCTTGGTATTTTATATGGAGTAATTGAAAATAATTATAAAAAAGCTATAGGTTATAGTTCAATAGAAAACATAGGAATAATATTAATTGCTATAGGCGTAGGTCTTTATGGTTTAGCGATTCAAAACACAACTATTTCTATAATGGGTTTCTTAGCAGCACTATTTCATAGTCTTAACCATTCAGTATTTAAATCTTTATTATTTTTTGCAGCAGGAGCTGTAAATTCAACTGTTGGAACAAGTGATATAAATAAATTAGGTGGATTACATAAAAAAATGCCTTTAATATCTTATGCTTTTTTAATAGGTGCAATGGCTATTAGTGTTATTCCACCTTTAAGTGGCTTTATGAGTGAGTGGGTTTTATTTAAAGGAATAATTATTAGTGCTAGTAAAGGTGATGTTATAGCTAGATTAATGATGGTTTTAGCATTGCTTAGTATCGGAGTAGCTGGTAGCCTTGCTATTATGACTTTTGTAAAATTATATGGAGGTATATTCTTAGGTGAGCAAAGAAATGAAGAAATCCATAGCAAAGCAAAAGAAGGTGGTATTTTTACAATTATCCCACTTTATGTTTTAGCAATATTATCTATTTGTTTTGGTATTTTTTCAGGTTTTGTAATAAATAAAATAATTATATTGTGTAGTAGTATTATTAATGTTGAATATAGCGAAGAATATTTGGTTAGTATGCCTATTGTTACAATTATTTTAATTGCTATTTTGTTATTAGTATTTATTGCTTTAATGTTCGCTAAAATTAATAAAAATCCAGTAAGGTACACAAAACCATGGGCAACTGGATTTAAGTATAGTCCTAAAATGCAAATTTCATCTACTCCATTTACTGGAGATTTAAGAAGAATCTTATCGTTTTTTTATAGGCATGAAACCAAATTTAGCGATGATGGATATTTTACAAAATCTAAATATGAAATAATTGTAAAAGAGATTTTTTGGGATAAGATTTATGTACCATTAATTAATTTAAATTTAAAAATAGCTAACAAATTAAGTCCTATTCAAAATGGATATACAAATATATATGCTTTATATATAGTTGTTTATTTATGTCTTATGTTTGTAGTATCTTATTATTTATTATAA
- a CDS encoding 4Fe-4S dicluster domain-containing protein, with the protein MGKIHDYVICNPSLCIACKACEKACIKSAYKRGKLDKNRLIVLELDNMHMPNQCRQCDDAPCANVCPTATLQLKNGIVSLSENTCIGCKLCTIACPYGAIRIDAENIPSIKENNSDSLGYESVIGRKSIAVKCDTCAGNPACVDICPKGALIFIKSNKEHVFGKKLKVDVSDFIAKLGGQ; encoded by the coding sequence ATGGGAAAAATTCATGATTATGTGATTTGTAATCCTAGTTTATGTATAGCCTGTAAGGCTTGTGAGAAAGCCTGTATAAAAAGTGCTTATAAACGAGGAAAATTAGACAAAAATCGTCTAATAGTACTTGAGCTAGACAATATGCACATGCCTAATCAATGTAGACAATGTGATGATGCACCTTGTGCTAATGTATGCCCAACAGCTACTTTACAGCTTAAAAATGGGATAGTAAGTCTTAGTGAGAATACTTGTATAGGTTGTAAGTTGTGTACTATTGCATGTCCTTATGGTGCTATTAGAATAGATGCTGAAAATATTCCATCTATTAAAGAAAATAATAGTGATAGCTTAGGATATGAAAGTGTGATCGGTAGAAAATCTATAGCTGTAAAATGTGATACATGTGCTGGTAATCCTGCCTGTGTAGATATTTGTCCTAAAGGAGCTTTGATTTTCATTAAGTCTAATAAAGAGCATGTTTTTGGCAAAAAATTAAAAGTAGATGTTAGTGATTTTATAGCTAAATTAGGAGGACAATAA
- the rplQ gene encoding 50S ribosomal protein L17 → MRHGHGYRKLGRTSSHRAALLKNLSIAIIKSGKIETTVEKAKELRSYIERLITRARVGDFNAHRAVFAALQDKECTNKLVNEIAPNYKERNGGYTRIIKTKTRRGDAATLAYIELV, encoded by the coding sequence ATGAGACATGGACATGGATATAGGAAGTTAGGACGTACTAGTTCTCATCGTGCGGCTTTACTAAAGAATTTAAGTATTGCTATTATTAAAAGTGGCAAAATTGAAACAACTGTAGAAAAAGCTAAAGAATTAAGATCTTATATTGAAAGATTAATAACTCGTGCAAGAGTTGGAGATTTTAACGCACATAGAGCAGTATTTGCAGCTTTACAAGATAAAGAATGTACAAATAAATTAGTAAATGAAATAGCACCAAATTATAAAGAAAGAAATGGTGGCTATACAAGAATTATTAAAACAAAAACTCGCCGTGGTGATGCAGCTACTCTAGCTTATATTGAGCTAGTATGA